From Nymphaea colorata isolate Beijing-Zhang1983 chromosome 6, ASM883128v2, whole genome shotgun sequence, a single genomic window includes:
- the LOC116255931 gene encoding uncharacterized protein LOC116255931: MDGHHGDEDDGGFDDPNKHEHSIVELSGRYGGAKGSFNVWKPLVESTTEASISQLWVTRKYDDGNVATLEAGWMVYADLFGDNSVRFFCFTTPDNYASRLYNVHLRNPEQNNIVFTQVSERFVPGGAITPTSDYDGQQIEIQLEIKKDLETGNWKLSLNGETVGFWLRTNYHPDFDLADEIQWGGEIFNKRTNGRHTSTQMGNGHFGREGLGKAAYIRYMEVYDRDLNPSDAAYPLIVFATDPFCYDINDWGRTPMGRMITFGGPGYDAFLCP, from the exons ATGGATGGTCATCACGGTGACGAAGACGATGGCGGCTTCGACGATCCAAATAAGCATGAG CACTCGATAGTTGAACTCTCAGGAAGATATGGAGGAGCCAAAGGGAGTTTTAATGTTTGGAAGCCACTTGTCGAGAGCACAACAGAGGCGAGCATATCACAACTATGGGTTACACGGAAGTATGATGATGGCAACGTTGCAACGTTGGAAGCCGGTTGGATG GTGTATGCTGATCTGTTTGGAGACAACAGTGTGCGGTTTTTTTGCTTCACTACG CCAGATAATTACGCATCGCGGCTTTATAATGTCCATCTAAGAAATCCGGAACAAAATAATATAGTCTTCACTCAAGTGAGCGAGAGATTTGTCCCTGGTGGTGCGATCACGCCTACCTCCGATTATGATGGGCAGCAAATCGAAATTCAGCTCGAGATAAAGAAG GATCTTGAGACTGGGAACTGGAAACTTTCACTCAATGGTGAAACGGTGGGATTTTGGCTAAGAACAAATTACCATCCGGATTTCGACTTGGCGGACGAGATTCAATGGGGAGGAGAGATTTTTAACAAGCGCACCAACGGAAGGCACACCAGCACGCAGATGGGGAACGGCCATTTTGGAAGGGAAGGGTTGGGAAAGGCTGCTTACATCAGATACATGGAGGTGTATGACCGTGACCTCAACCCCTCCGACGCCGCTTACCCTCTTATTGTTTTCGCCACCGACCCTTTCTGCTATGATATCAATGACTGGGGGAGAACACCCATGGGACGTATGATCACTTTCGGTGGACCTGGTTATGATGCCTTCCTTTGTCCTTGA